In gamma proteobacterium HIMB55, the genomic stretch TTCGTACGCCTACAGCCCGCCCATCCTCAACCTCGACACCCCTTACTGTTACGCCCTCAAAAATTTGGGCACCACCCATTTTTGCGCCTCTAGCCAGCGCCTGAGTGGTATCGATCGGGTTAGTTTGACCGTCTCTGGGGAGATGCACTGCACCCACGACATCATCAACATTGAGCATTGGCCAAAGCTCCAGTGCCCGCTCAGGTGAAATGACATCAACGTCAAGGCCGAAACACCTCGCCATTGAAGCGCCCCGTTTTAGCTCCTCAAACCGCTCCTGATTCGTCGCGATGCTTAGCGATCCACGCTGCTGATAGCCGGTCGCCTGCCCGGTCTCTATTTCCAGATTTTCATAAAGCCCGGTGGTGTATTGCGCGAGTCGTGTAAGGTTTTGCGTTGCTCGAAGCTGTGCCACCAGTCCCGCTGCATGCCACGTGGTGCCGCAGGTTAATTGCTTGCGTTCAAGTAAAATAACGTCACTAAAGCCACGCTTTGTTAGATGGTAAGCAACGCTACAGCCAATGATGCCACCGCCAATGATGACAACCTGCGCGTGTGTGGGAAGTTTTTGCGTTGATCCTTGCGTCACAAAGAATCCCTTCGACAGTTATTTGCAAACGCTGATTTAGCGTAATCAATGCTTAAAAGCTCGGTCTGCAAGAAGTTAACCAGTTAAGAAAACCTTACGCCACCTCGAATTAATGACGCGAATCACGAGGGTGTAGGCAAAAAAGGGCCCTTCTGGGTCCATTTCAAATTTTGGCGGAGAAGGAGGGATTCATTCGAGCGGCGCTGCCTTCGCCGCTCTCACCCCTCCGGGGCGCTCCGCCTAGCGGCTCCGCGTGCAAACTCTGCCGCTGGCAGAGTTTGTCGAACCAGAGGATTCGTCCACACCGCCTACCCCTACAAAATCAAAAAAGGGCCCGTCTGGGCCCTCTTTAAATTTTGGCGGAGAAGGAGGGATTCGAACCCTCGATACGTTGCCGTATACACACTTTCCAGGCGTGCGCCTTCGACCACTCGGCCACCTCTCCGTGGCGGCGGAGTCTAGCACAGGGCTTGGCGCTACGGGGTAATACTGGGGTCAAATGGATTTAAAAAACCTCAAGCAACCAATAAAAATGCGCTGACCAAGATCGTGCCGAGAGTGCCTAACATTGATAGTGGCCGAAGAATCATGGGCAGGCTTCTTGTCGTGATCATCAGGTAGTGCACAACGCGTGAAACCAGTAACACACCACCTAAAGAGTACATTGCTGTATCGGACAGACCGTTAAGGTCATTTAACAAAAGCAATACCAGCGCAATTGGAACCTGCTCGATAAAGTTTCCGTGCCCTCTTATGCGATTCAATAGCTCTTTATCGCCGCCATCGCCTAGGCTGATATTGTTCGAGAAGCGGTAGCCGCCAACGCGAAGCGTAAAGATAACGTGAAGTACAGCAAACACAGCCGTAATCGACATGGTTGGCTCGAGATTAAGCAACGTTGACATGAAAATACTCCAATGAATGAGTAGGCGCGGGCCCTAGACCAAAGCCCGCAAATTACACAAAAAAATAGAAGGTGAGTTGGTTGAGCCTTGGGGCTATCCGCACTACGCGGCTTCTGCCGCCTTCTGACCGGGTAAGGCCACGCCACCGCTCGTGAGGTAGCTGCCCAAAGGCTTGTTACCCAGTGCCTCGGATGCTCCCTTCCCGCCATCCCAGGCCATCTCGCCCGAGATATAAACGCTATCCACAATACCTTCAGGTCGATTAACCATCTGCTCGTGCTCAAAAATCTCACGATGCACCAGAACACGCGTCTGATCCGGCTCCCAACCATCCAATGCTTGATGGTTTATCAAAACCATATCCGCACGCGCACCTATTGCGAGACTGCCAGCATCAAGGCCAAACGTTTCCGCTGGGTCTTTGGTAAGACGCTTAACCACCTTGGCTACCGTGTCATCGCCATGTTCCTTCGCCAATTTCAAGGACATAAGATTGCTATCGAAGAACGCCATGTTAGTAATGTGCGCACCCGAATCATTAAATCCAGGCAAAGTGTTTTCATGGAGCAGGAATTCGAGAGTCGAGCGATTGCCCGCGTTTGCGACGTCAGCGTAGAACCGGAAGCTTTTGTCGTAAGTGCGGAGCATATGCAATGCAAAGTCTGCATCGTCTCGGAGTTCGCCTTCTATCTTCTCGAAGGCTTCTCGCTCTGAGTCAGAGCGTACGGCAGTCTCGTCGCCTCCCTTAAACTTCTGCGCGCGCGTCATCACATCGGCAAAACTTTCGCCGTCCCAATCGGCACAAGGTGCGCCATCAAAAATGAGCTTTTCTGGTTCACGAATCACCAAACTATCGGGCAGCCCTCTCGCTGCCTTCCAGCTTGCAAAGTCATCACCTGTGCGTCCGTGACGCCATTCTTTGCGGAAGCGCTCAACCCACTCAGGATCGTGCATCAAACGCTGACGGCCCTCGTAGTCATCGTATTCGAGCGCAATGAGCTCAGCCGTAGAGGTTAGCTCCTCAAATAACGGGCTGACGATACCGTCAGACCAAACTCGAAAATTCGTGCCCAGCGCCTGGAAATGCAGACGTCCGTCCATGAGCTTGCTGTTAAGCAGCTTGGCCACACCAAGAAACAGCTTTGAGGAATTCGGCGCGGCGGTCATCTCCATGGCAGACAACGCCGATGTCTTGAGGGGCTTGCCGAAAAGACGACCGCTGGTGAGCGTAAAGTAGAACAGCGCTTTTAGACGGTTCTCAATGATCGGGGTGGTTTGCCAAACCCGATCATATTTTCGAACCACTTTTAAGAGCCGTCGCAACTCACTGAAAGAAGCAAACTGGGTAGGTATACGCTTGTCTGTATGCGGGTCATTGGACAGATAGTGGAACGGTAGCCCGTCAGTGCTCAACCCGAGATAACCCATCTGCATGGCGCCCTCGAGTATCTGCTCCATTTTTTGAAGCTCGTTCTCGGTGGGTGCGCGACTAATACTGGCGTCGAGTCCCATGACCTCAATGCGCAGCATCGAGTGCGGAACGAACGCCGCAATGTTCGGACCTAAATTGAGATTTTCAAAGTGCGCTAAGTAATCCTCAGGATTATTCCAGG encodes the following:
- a CDS encoding putative MAPEG superfamily protein related to glutathione S-transferase (PFAM: MAPEG family); translated protein: MSTLLNLEPTMSITAVFAVLHVIFTLRVGGYRFSNNISLGDGGDKELLNRIRGHGNFIEQVPIALVLLLLNDLNGLSDTAMYSLGGVLLVSRVVHYLMITTRSLPMILRPLSMLGTLGTILVSAFLLVA
- a CDS encoding N-acyl-D-aspartate/D-glutamate deacylase (PFAM: Amidohydrolase family); protein product: MAQWDLLITGAKVYDGEGTPGRVEDIAIANGVVAARGASLPKSEATHCVEASGKWLIPGMLDIHTHLDLEVEVAPALDEVVRHGTTTVLVGNCSLGTCFGPQETNGQEPIVDCFTRVENIPKAVLRKCAKAMTWNNPEDYLAHFENLNLGPNIAAFVPHSMLRIEVMGLDASISRAPTENELQKMEQILEGAMQMGYLGLSTDGLPFHYLSNDPHTDKRIPTQFASFSELRRLLKVVRKYDRVWQTTPIIENRLKALFYFTLTSGRLFGKPLKTSALSAMEMTAAPNSSKLFLGVAKLLNSKLMDGRLHFQALGTNFRVWSDGIVSPLFEELTSTAELIALEYDDYEGRQRLMHDPEWVERFRKEWRHGRTGDDFASWKAARGLPDSLVIREPEKLIFDGAPCADWDGESFADVMTRAQKFKGGDETAVRSDSEREAFEKIEGELRDDADFALHMLRTYDKSFRFYADVANAGNRSTLEFLLHENTLPGFNDSGAHITNMAFFDSNLMSLKLAKEHGDDTVAKVVKRLTKDPAETFGLDAGSLAIGARADMVLINHQALDGWEPDQTRVLVHREIFEHEQMVNRPEGIVDSVYISGEMAWDGGKGASEALGNKPLGSYLTSGGVALPGQKAAEAA